Within the Drosophila melanogaster chromosome 3R genome, the region AATTCGGGGATCCCTTTTAAGGCCACGTTCCAAAGGCCAGGTGACTTGTAATTGTATGTGAGGGGACAAAGTTCCGACGGCCAGGCCATCCATTATGGCTCACAAGCTTTGTAATTGAGTAGTTATGTTTCCTGCCATTTGATAAGCCCGCTGACAGAAGTGGTTGTCTGCGCATTGATTAGCGGATCGAACTACCAATTAGCGCGATTTTCCCACAGTCGCAGTTCGTCCGCTGAGTGAAATGAGTGCCACCGCCTGGAAGCCAGAACCCTCCTCCGAGGATAATGATGATGACCACAAGGagtcaaaaaaaaagctgaagAAGGAGGGGGCAGGTGGATGGGCTTCGACCAGGCGGTAAGTGATACCCTTCGCTCCAAAAATATCCATGACTCTGGCCGTGCATAATCTCTTGTGTTCCAAAAGTAATCCATGaaattcggtttttttttaatctataGATACGCCAGAATCCCCCTTAAAATAATGGCCGCTCTGGCCACCGTGTATGTGAGCATTCTTTCCTCGGAGCGGTACTTCTACTACTGGGTGCAGACCTCCATCGAAAGGACTGACATGCATGTATCCGAGATCGATTTCCCAGCCGTGACCATCATTCCGATCAATTTGAGCATCCTGAAAGCCGAGAAGCTCTCCAAGGCCTATAACTTGGTTCAGTCCGTGGTCTGGCAAACACCGATGTCCGCCCGCCTCACGGATGAGAACTTCACGGAGTTCTCCGAACTGGAAAACTGGAACGCGCAGAGCTGGGGAATCTACCAGGCGCTGCAGATGAACTGCCAGCACTTCTTCACCGAGTGCCAGTGGCGTCGCAAGGCGATGAACTGCTGTGACCTATTCCGACCCACCAAGACCTTCAATGGCTTCGCCTTCGAGTTCAACTCACTGGTCTCCTCGGGAAGAGATGAAACGTGGCCCTGGTCCGTGGCTTCATGCGGATCATATAGCGGACTCAATGTGAAGATCAAACGGCAGCAGGGTCTGTATACGTTGAATACAATGGGGGTGAGTCCGATaagacatatgtacatagatagTGCGTCATGACATGGAGTAATTACCACACCAGGTGATAGTGCACGAACCGACCCAGTTGCTGGGCATGAGCATTGACTATTCCTCAGAGGATCGCATCGTGGTTCCGGTGGAACCACTTCATTTCACAGCCGAGTTGGATGTCCGGGCACGTCCCGTTCAAATGCGTCGTTGTTACTTTGAGGTCGGTTTCCTTAGCCAAATATATACTAGCTCTTAAACTTAATTTTACCTTAGAATGAGATACCAACGGGAAAGTCCC harbors:
- the ppk30 gene encoding pickpocket 30, isoform A — protein: MSATAWKPEPSSEDNDDDHKESKKKLKKEGAGGWASTRRYARIPLKIMAALATVYVSILSSERYFYYWVQTSIERTDMHVSEIDFPAVTIIPINLSILKAEKLSKAYNLVQSVVWQTPMSARLTDENFTEFSELENWNAQSWGIYQALQMNCQHFFTECQWRRKAMNCCDLFRPTKTFNGFAFEFNSLVSSGRDETWPWSVASCGSYSGLNVKIKRQQGLYTLNTMGVIVHEPTQLLGMSIDYSSEDRIVVPVEPLHFTAELDVRARPVQMRRCYFENEIPTGKSRSECIYKCHVNYIISKCNCSLELPVKATQDEDNIAAAKESNGRRICGVKDLACFNQHRLSLFSMSNIIEESRDNVFSTVDCGCFPQCGHTQYHTSTYTEKMSAHTNLAAAIEIDVYFQEETLFSYRSMLRFTLIDLMVSYGGIAGLIMGISVLGCINELLDRFACCRIPHGS